In the genome of Pseudoliparis swirei isolate HS2019 ecotype Mariana Trench chromosome 3, NWPU_hadal_v1, whole genome shotgun sequence, one region contains:
- the LOC130191757 gene encoding late histone H2A.L3 yields MSGRGKGAGKTRAKAKTRSSRAGLQFPVGRVHRHLRKGNYARRVGAGAPVYLAAVLEYLTAEILELAGNAARDNKKTRIIPRHLQLAVRNDEELNKLLGGVTIAQGGVLPNIQAVLLPKKTEKAAKK; encoded by the coding sequence ATGTCTGGACGTGGAAAGGGAGCCGGTAAGACCAGAGCGAAGGCCAAGACCAGGTCCTCCAGGGCCGGCctccagttccccgtgggcCGTGTCCACAGGCACTTGAGGAAGGGTAACTACGCCCGGCGTGTCGGCGCCGGAGCTCCGGTGTACCTGGCGGCGGTGCTGGAGTATCTGACCGCTGAGATCCTGGAGTTGGCCGGGAACGCGGCCCGCGACAACAAGAAGACCCGCATCATACCCCGTCACCTGCAGCTGGCCGTCCGCAACGACGAGGAGCTCAACAAGCTGCTGGGCGGAGTGACCATCGCTCAGGGCGGCGTGCTGCCCAACATCCAGGCGGTGCTGCTGCCCAAGAAGACCGAGAAGGCCGCTAAGAAGTAG
- the LOC130191756 gene encoding histone H3 → MARTKQTARKSTGGKAPRKQLATKAARKSAPATGGVKKPHRYRPGTVALREIRRYQKSTELLIRKLPFQRLVREIAQDFKTDLRFQSSAVMALQESSEAYLVGLFEDTNLCAIHAKRVTIMPKDIQLARRIRGERA, encoded by the coding sequence ATGGCCCGAACCAAGCAGACCGCCCGTAAATCCACCGGAGGAAAAGCTCCCCGCAAGCAGCTGGCCACCAAGGCTGCCCGGAAGAGCGCCCCGGCCACCGGCGGTGTGAAGAAGCCCCATCGCTACAGGCCCGGTACCGTGGCTCTGAGGGAGATCCGCCGCTACCAGAAGTCCACCGAGCTGCTGATCCGCAAGCTGCCCTTCCAGCGCCTGGTGAGGGAGATCGCTCAGGACTTCAAGACCGACCTGCGCTTCCAGAGCTCCGCCGTCATGGCGCTGCAGGAGTCCAGCGAGGCGTACCTGGTCGGCCTGTTCGAGGACACCAACCTGTGCGCCATCCACGCCAAGAGGGTCACCATCATGCCCAAGGACATCCAGCTGGCCCGCCGCATCCGCGGGGAGCGCGCATAG